GGTGCCGGCCACACcccccaaggttggggtgtgacaagctACCTCTCATCTGCACAAGTAccggtaactctgtccaccaaggcttggacaaatggaaagaaatcacctagtatgTCTTGCCTAAACTAGgaattgaacctgagacctcattgTTCTCAACTCACTTCATTGACCAACATGTAattttgggtattttggttTGAAAGAAATCGGAGATGTTTTGAGGGCAAAGCTAAGCCTATTCATGGACTTAGAAACAAGCGTTTGTGCTTTGTGGCCTATTGGTGTGACATGCTAAAGGTATATGACTAGTAATCCTGCTAGAATATATTCCTCAGATCCCTGCACTTTCAAGGGAATCAAGTGTTTTTGTATATTGTACATATCCGCCAACCTTCTTGATGCCACTTTTGCTAGAATGAAATATTgtaaaaaagcaaaaaaggaaaaagaagctgGAAGTATCTTGTGATCACCCTGATAAGATCAAGAACTGAAATTGAATGGAAGAACttatatatctatacatgaaTATACAAGATATTTATACAATTACAAGGTATTCTATAAAAGGGAATaagtcaaaataaataaatagaaatatTCTAGAATCGCTCCTATGATTTGGTTAAATATTGATCATGCCAAGCTTCTTATATACAGAATTTGGTTAACCATATTCGGTAACAAGAACCAAGTGAGAAGTAAACTCCCACATGAATAAAGATATATGACTCCAGATAATAACAACCACATGCTTGagcaaatgaaaaatatgacaaaCTGACAGTAAATTGAAAGTTGCTAGGTAATGAATTGAATAAATAACTCACTTGGAAAGATATCATCCAAATTGTCGCGTCCTTTGCCTATGTCAAAATGTCAATGTTACAAAAAATCACTTCAAAATGAGCTGAACTAGGGGCAAAACAACCAATGCACTAGAGCTTCAGTACAACATGGTGTAATACTTTCTTTTTCGTTAGATGTTCTATACAATATTCACTCATTTTTATAATATCAGACACAACTGgagtaaaaaaaattcattgagATATTCTATAGGAGTACAATGTTCTCAAGTTTCTATAACAACTATTActctgttttttttcttttcttcacctATACCTACTGGAAGTGTATAGCTTTTAGTACATTTTCATAGACACATAATCGGGGAATTACTTTTGACTTGAGGATTTATGGAGTATTATTAGAATAGAGCATCTTGCTATAAGAACTTTTGTAATATGTAGAATAGGTAAAGTACATTTCGCTCTTTCTGCATGGAAATTACTAAGGCTAAAATTTATTTGGTAAAGGCTGCAAAGCaagaaaatttccaaggtgttgCTTATTATTAGAATTTATACTTGTATGGATGTTCATTAAATTTACTATATAGGCTATTTTCCTTGTATTACTTCTGCCGTTTCTAATCTGTAATTAATTCTTTGAATTATCTCTCCctcactttctcttcttttccagAGGTTACGGTTTTGTTTTAAATGGGCATTGAAAGatattaaaaaaacttttttttctcattGATAAATGGAATTATAGTATCTAAAATCATAATTGGCCTTATTGATACTTGTTTTAGCGGGTGAAGCGCAAATAGATTTACTAGTTATATAAACTTGTAGAAGAATTTTGAGTTTCAATAAGGCTAAAAGGATACACTTAATAAAACTCAATTGTAGAACACATGAAGAAATGCTCATATGATAACCAAAAGAAGCCCACAACCTGGAGGCTAATGCTAGAAACATGACCGtaataaattttttcaaaaatcaaagtAATAATCATCATACAAGTCATCGTCAGACGACATGTCATATGGATGAATTGGATACCGCAAAGACACAAACGAAAATTCAAAACCTGCCAGAGAATCATGTGGGTAATTCACATCGTTAATCTGTCGAGAAATTCTACTACTCAAGACTTCGTtgaggctaacaaaatagcACCGCCGCAAGTCAAGTGATACAAGATTGGGACAACCATCAAGAATAGCTTGGAGGCCTTCATTTGTCATACTATTTCCAATGAGTCAAAGGTGGTGCAAGGCAGGAAAGTTTTTGGCAATAGCTAGAGCGTTACTATTATTTATAATATCTCTTTCATTAGAATCATCAAAGTCCATATGTTGTCTCTGATAATGTGAGCTATTCAATTCAAACAACTTCAAGCGTGGGCAAAAGCGTCCAAGCGCCTCAATTCCATCTGTTGTCAATTTAGTGTTTGTCAAACTCAACTCTTCTAACAATGGGAGCTTTTGAACTACTTCAATTAAGGCTTCAGGAACCATATCATTGCAATATGCAATATTGAGTGATTTTAGTTTTCTTGatctggcaaagaaaagctTAAAAGAACTAATGACAGATCGAAGCACAATTACACAATGCCTAATAGAGAATATCAGTGCAACTATTTCATATATAGGATAAAAAAATTTGCAGCCTTACTTTATCAACCATTAAACAAAAAGATGAGATAATACGCCATTCTGTGGAATTAGAgccacaaaaaaaatgaaatcaaaaagaaaatatagagGACTAACATACATCTTCCCTCAGTTTTTGTGCAATCTGCAATTTAGCGACatacagagaaaaaaaaaaaaaaaaagaatctttgATATGACAAGGTAAAAGTTGGTTGCAAGTTGGTTGCAATCTATCTCATATATAAACTAAATTAAATATGGGTGCTGCTATTTGACAcaacttgtcacaacccaattaaAAAGTCCTAATTAAACTTAATGAATATTTGGctctaaacaatttttttcccctccaaGACTAAGACATAATTACACTTAGGCATGCTAAACTTTTCGGTTTTTCAAACACCTCGAGAAGATGAGCAGTCTCGTTTTTATACATTTATACGTTATACATTATACTTtgcctctttttatttttattttataattttataccaTTTAAACAATAGAAAAATCCCTAATTACATACAACAGCTGcctctattattttattttattttattttctacaaCAGTTGCCTCTtactcttttctcttcttcctttGCCGAAATCACAAACATAAAATGGACCCAAACATTTTCAATGTTGATAATAACAACAGTGAAAACGTTGATTACAACAAAGGAAATCGATGATTACAATGGTGAAAATGTCGTTAACAACATCAAGATGGTGATATAGCAACCTTGAATAATGTTTTAGGGATTGAAGGTAATGACAGCTTTTTGCTCTCTAATGTtggagaagatgaagatgaagattcaAAGGATTTCAATGGTGTGGTCCAAACCCATATTTGGACAAAGGATGAAGGGCTCAACTTGGTGCGCGTAGGAAGAGATAAATACTCCTGATCACTTTGAGGAATACAAAGAGGATCCTTTGACGGATgaatatgaacatgagcatgatgTGATAGATGAAGATGAAGCTAGAGGAGGAATGAATGAGGAGAGATTTACACATGAACAATTTTTACAATGTCCTATTGAAGGGATGACATTTGGAAGTAAAGATTCAATGTTTTCATTTTACAGAGAGCACGCCAGATTGAAAGGGTTTGGTGTGGTGAAAAAACAGCGTTAAAAAAATGTAGtgattttgttaataatgttgTCTATGCTTGTGATAGGTCAAGGAAacgaaaacaaaacaaatcgaGCAAAAGGATTGAATGTAAAGCTCGTGTTAATGCTGTTATGACGCTTGATGGATCATGGTGTGTCACTAAGGTTGAAAGTGAGCATAATCATGTACTGGATGCCGGACTATCACGATTTATGCTCTCACNNNNNNNNNNNNNNNNNNNNNNNNNNNNNNNNNNNNNNNNNNNNNNNNNNNNNNNNNNNNNNNNNNNNNNNNNNNNNNNNNNNNNNNNNNNNNNNNNNNNCCAAAATTACTAAGTTTGAAATAAGAatattcaaccaaaaaaaaagaaaattaaccccaaattttttatttcaaaattatcTTCTTTTATCCCAAAATCCAAACGACCCATTTATGGGCATGCATGGAGCTCTTTCCGGGACGTGGAAATTTGAATTTGATGTATTAAAGGCCATACTTGTTTAACcccaaaaaatataaagagtAGGACATACCTGCATGTTGACAAATTTAACGATCAATCCACTTCACTTTGTTGTTGGGTCCCACAACAAATCcagaatctatatatatatatatatatatatatatatatatatatatatatatatatatatatatatatatatatattttttctgtCTTTCAAAATcgaatttaattattattacactagttatttaaaattatgttttttaatagtggaaattgaaaaaagaaactATACCATACGTTTGTGGTATTTCAGATTGAACCTTTGACATGAGAAAGGGAAGTtctttttattataaattttttttgggaaatatttcATCTTCACTTACCATATTATTTGCGTTAATTAAGTGTTAACACATTTTTAACccctcaattttattttttttttttaaaaaatataattaattatttttaaatttttctttaaatttaaaaattttaaactcTTAATTACTTTACTTATGACTATTTATAAATTTACTAATTATTTAAAGTTCCAAAACATAATTATCCATATTTTATGTTAAACACGTTTTGTTATTTCATATTTAAtgataataaattttaaatataaaaaaaaggaaaaaaaaaggaagaaaaagagcCAATGGAAAATTGCCACCTAGCTAGAATATTCTTCCTTTATCTTGCTCTAACAACATCACGTGATCCACAGAcaaaattttttattcttttttaaaaattcaccTGCCCATTGATACCATTTCTACACCCCCTCATCATTTTCAACAATACGAACCGGGGAAAGGGGGCCATTTTgcgaaaagggccaaaaatgctTTTAACATATTGAAAATGGATTAAAACGGGGTTACCATGAATCCCTAATTTTGGTTAAATGCATTTTTTAAAGGCCGCCCCGATGCCCCTCCGGGTTCAAaccccagaaaaaaaaaaaaaaaattccaaaagttTGAAAAAGGGATAATTCCTTTTTGGGGCCCTTTTTCTCCCCCTTTTCACAAAAATGgggaaaattcaaattttttcccCATCGTTCCTTgtaaaatttccctttttttacaACTTTTccgccgaaaaaaaaaaaatttttttaatttaacggGTGAATGgggaaaattaaaaaccacaattttaaaacaaaaaacaaaaaacccccaaaaaaaaacacgcaaaaaaaaaaaaaaaagttaaaaatttcCCCCTATTTTCATAATTGTTCCCAACGTTTTTTTAGTCTAAAATTTCCCTTTCAAAGAAGATGACATGGAACATATGAGTTTTTTATTAAATAGTAAAATCTATCCCCACAAATTAGACCCAAACTATTCCAACCACCCTTAAAAAAccgggtttaaaaaaaaaaaaacttcatccTTACAAATTTAATGGCCCGTGTATTAAATTAAgccaatttttttgtttggccatttttttttttttttttttttaatttaaccaatgtaatttttttttgatttccatTCGGGGAGAGCCCTTTTTGGGGACCCCAAAGaattttttctatttaattaaaccggcccctttttaaaaaaaatttcccccctTACGTTAAACAGGACCCAAAGTAATGTTTTATTGTAATACTTGGACCGGTAAGggctaataaataaataaattattgtatttaaaaaatatggcATTTTTCTTTGCGTAGATATCGTCCATACGTAGACTTTATTAGGTAGGCCCGTAACTAATGTATATCCTTTGTTGACTTTTACTTTaagatttttaagaaatttttactttttgtcatttttatcatatcaagaaaaaaataatttattttttcccgTTTTAAGTAGTATTAAATacttacttcaaatcatttttcaaatctaataaaaatatgcaccaataAATACGAGTACATTGATAAATtatacacttcatttattatttcttaaacaaagcgtgaaaaaatcaaaagtgaaagaaaagtaacgGGGAGAGAGTATAAAACATTGTTTTTCCCGTATGCAATTACTTTAAGTAAAAGAGAATTGATCTCTTCGTATTTTGAGGAATATACtatacatgtatcatgtatGGACATAAAAGTTCGAAAACTTGAAAAGTAAATTTAACAACTacaagaaagcaaaaaaagtagaaagcataaaattaaattacaaattCCTCGAGGAATCGATAAATTAATTAGAAGGTAAGTCAAAAGCTATGCTTAATTATTAATCCACCTTTACTCGGTGATTTCACCCTAATACTGCTACTTTAATCTTAATGGATACATAATTTGTTTAGAAAGACATGATACACTAATATTACCTTTAGCCtatatttttagatatttttcTGCAATTGCTTTACTAACCATGTGATGCATTACATTAAGCCCCCCCGTAAGATTTCTGAGACTATCAATAAGATCCAAAGGAactttttttggggaaaattaaCTGAGAAAAGGGAACTATCTCATCAACTGGGATACCCTCACAAGCCAAAGAATGATGGGGTCCCAAGAAATGTGAGATACAAAAGCAAAATTGTCCATTCTAGCCTGGCTTGGAGGCTATAAACATACCTCAAAACCTTTTTGGGCCAGAGTCCTCTTAGCAAAAATTGTGGTAAAAATAACTTTGTCAGGAAACCTTGGGCCAGAATTTAGCAGGGATCCCTTTAAAGGGGGGGCATTCATGAAAGGTTTAGGTGGGTAGTTCATAGTTCAAAAGGGGGCTGATAAATGAATTTCCCTACTGATTCCATCGGTTTTTTCAAGGTCCCCCTTAGGGGGGGTGGAGACATGcttaaagtctctaacatgatcATTAATGATTCTCGGAATTTTACTCCCTCTCTTTACAATGCCTGACAACTTGATTCATTCTATCTAGAAAACACCTTTATCTCACAATTGTGATGAAGAGGATAAGCTCATCTAGGCCTCACTAGCAATGAATGGTCTCTTATAAATTGATTGCTAAAGAATGCAATTCAACCAATTCTCATTAGCATAAGAGTTTTAACTGGATCTGGAAGCTCCACACCCTTTATAATATCAAATCCTTCATCTTGTTACTTTTTCATGAAAGACTGCCAACAAGTATCTCCACAAAATTGGTATCAACCATGGTCCTCGTTGCAAAATACGTGGTCAAGATATAGAGATTATCGACCACATCTTCTTTGATTATTACATTGCACTCCTTTTGGCATGAGTTAGCCCTCAAGAGCAACAAGAACCCCTTCACATTAATGGTGTCAATCATAGGAATGGCTACTATCCGGGAATACGCAAGGGAATTTCTTTAATCACGTCCTCAAATGGGATATTCTCATCCCTTTCGTTTTGAAACATGTCGGCTTGTAGGAACAATAACATCTTAATGATAAAAAGACAAGGTTAAGCCTCCAATATTGCGTAAACTGTAGACAAGGCGTTCTCCAATATTTGCCGCAATCGGTGGAAAGACATTCGAGGAATCGtgtttagtaaaattttcactCTCTAATAGGAATATAGTTGGAACCATGACTATGCAGGGTCCTTCAACGACTAATATATATAAGAGTGAGTTTAAGTTTGGTGCACTGTCGATGTAAAAGAATTTTACGTAAGTTTAGAGGTAATcaccttaattttattttaataatattagtatctttttaaaaattataattagaaATTATTAAAGGCAATTTGAATCCTAgtttcttaatttaaaattatttcctaGTTTTAAAACTATTTCCTTTCCCTGAGAGACGTACACGAAGTGGGGACTATTTTGAAGCTGGATCAGACGTAAGGGAGCATTTTGATCAAGTGCGGGACTACTTTGAAGGTGAGGTGAAATATAATTCATTCTTTTTAACGAAGTCCTAATAATTGTAGAAGAGTGAATCCAAGGCAAAATAGGACGCCTTCTCTATATCTATATAAGGATAGAAGGAAATTAAAGTCAAAGTAAAATTGTTTTGGTTTTGAGGTTGTCTTGGTTGGTGTTGTGATTTGATGATGAAAACTAATACTATGGATTTATCAATCAGGTATTCGCTTTTGTTTtctatttataataataataataataataataataataatataataataatattttaataataataatatatcacatCACTGTTATTGCAATTTGTATCCTCTTCCTAATCCCGCAAATTTTTCACTcttatttttaactaaaaatCTAAGCCTTTTTTCGCAATTTCTCTTAACCCTAAAGGAACCGTTTTTTAATCCACCTTGTCTCTTCAAATTTTCActtctttaactttttttgaataaataaatCCAAGCTTGCTTCCTGGGTTTTACAAATTTGTTTGTAtctaatatttttgaaattgtcAGCCTTTGAATCCTAAAAGcacatttaaaaaataaaaaaataaaaaataaaaaaaaaagccaagcTTGGTTCTTGATTTTTGCAATTTGTTTAAGTTGCTTGAACAAATTGTTTGTTGTATTACTACAAGAATTGTACCCTACATAAGACTTTCAATTTTGGACTGCTACAACAATAACTTACATACCCATCTAGTATGCGTAGAATACGTAACTTACCCGCATCAAAGTGGTCCTTTGCTCATATGTAANNNNNNNNNNNNNNNNNNNNNNNNNNNNNNNNNNNNNNNNNNNNNNNNNNNNNNNNNNNNNNNNNNNNNNNNNNNNNNNNNNNNNNNNNNNNNNNNNNNNTTAGaagtttcatagactagtcggtttagttatgttagacatacgaggtgtttagccatctttggctcaactcatgttatttcccgcatttatgatttaaataagtatttcattaaattattatgacatctcatgttttataaaagctcatcacgttcatgctatatttccgctcatgtatgcctgcATGATGATtaaagccatgtggttcgctcggtcacatgcagtatggcaccgagtgccgtgtttcgcccaggccatggttcggggcgtgacaaaatgTTTCCTATTATGAACTTTCCTAAAAttatgtcttcttttcatattgATCAAAACAAAGCAAGTCTTCGAAACATCCCTTGTGTATCTTGTACCCTCAACATTGGTTGATAATGGCAATTCAAATATTCCCTCTTAACAACACGACgactctctttctctctttcccaCACTAGATTAAACAAATTCTTGGCAATTTCAAACGAAACAAAAGCATCAATAGCACCATATTCAACTTGTTCATAACACAGTTCCTCAGCATCCCATTTACTCAGTGTTACATTCAATGGCTTCTCCATTACTTTTCCAAGTACCTCTTTCGCCATTCTCTTCAATCCCATCTTCCTATACACTTCTTCCCCATAAACCGAAAACGCCAATCGGTTCAAATCCAACTACGTATTCGCCACAAACAGCCTGTGATCGCGGAGCAGTTTCTTAGCGTCCTCCGTAACCCCAACCCCGACGAACTTGAAACTCGGGTCCCCGAGAAAGTCTACGAGGAATCCAGGAACAGCGTCTTTGTGGAGGAGTTGGAACAAGAGGCAACGACGACCTACACAGAGTTGGAGGAGAGCGACCGGGTGGTTTTCCTCAGGTTTGAAACACGGAAGCCACTCGATATCAAGACCGATGAGTAGCTTGTGGAGTCTACGGCGATGAGTCTGCACAGTTTGCAAAATCCAATCGTTAACGACTGTGGAGTCTTTGGTGACGGTAACTTCAATTTCATCACCATAGAAAGAGACTTCGTAAATCTCGGCCATCGCTTGAAAATTTTGTGAATGTGATTTTGTGAAAGTGATTTGTGAAGTAATTCCGTAGACTAACGCCTATATATACTTGTTTAGGTTACCAAATAAGAGTTGGATTGGGATAAAGAAAGTTTTTCCTAAAATTATTCTTTTCCTGTTTAATTTCAGTTTAGTTTGCCCGAATCCTAAATGGTTTTGGTTAAGTTTCCTAATTTATTTAAAGGGTTAATTGTAGCTTTGTAATATAGCTTCCTAAATTGTTCTTTTCCTGTTTAATTTCATTTAGTTTAACCGAATCCTAACTGGTTTATGTTCTTGCGTAGGAAGTTTCCTAATTCATCTAAAGAGTTAATTTTACTAAATACCTCTATAATATGAGTCAATTTTTAGTATATCTCCGATGTTTTACAATTAAATAGTTACCCTTATACTATCAAAATGCTGCACTTACATCCTTTATAATTAGTGATTCATTGAAAAATACTAGACTGTTCAAATGTTGATTTATTTTAAACTATTATTGGTCATGTaagtaaattatttcataagtTATGTAGCAAATTTTAGAAGTACATAGAGAACGATAAACAAAGAACTCTTCTGTATAGGGTGGCACACTAATGatttaaaccaattttttttataaaggttATTAGTAATTCACTGAATATTATGAGACTGTTCAatgttgatttatttaaaattttattggtCAGGTAGATAATTTGTTTCATAAGTTATGTAACAAAAATCATGTTATTCTTATATGTTAAAATTCACCTTGAAACATTTGAATTAGGGATAATTATACTTTGGGATAATTTTAGAAACCACTTTAGATTGGTTCGGCAAAATTAGTCTCCCTTATGATTTTCAATATTATATTTGtctctattattttaattttttctcaaCAATTGTCTTAAACTcttattcattaaaaaaaaaaatgcgaagTTGCAAACTGATTACAATTCGATTAGTTTATCCTTTCTAATGTTACTTTCTTCTGATTAATTAATTCTATGAATATTCTTGAATAAATTTTCATAGAAAGCAGAAAAGTATTTTCACTCTTCCGTATGACAGGTTCCCATTGCAAATGAAAGGTTTGTCATAATAAACAATAATGCTTGACGCCATAGAACTTTTATAATAAGAAAACAGGAGAATAATTCTAACTgtttcaaattccaaaataccaaatgttATTATGGCCTATAGGAGATATGAAAATAATTCTAACTATATCAAAATCAACAGAAAACGTTAACTCAAAGTACTTTTTCTTTATCATACAAATTATGAACATGCACTGTTTCCTTGCCATTTAGACATCTAAACTAAAGATTGCCTAAACTAAAGATTGTTCATATTGAACACCTGAATTCAATTTAAATTGTACCTATTAGACACCTCTCTTACGATCTCTCATAAAAACCTATTGCGTGTGTGTCAAATGCGATGACATGGACAAAAGTCTAGTTGATACTCCTTCCGTTCAAATTTATGTGATGtagtttgactggacacggAATTTTAGAAATAACGGAAGATTTTTTAATCTTGTAATCTAAAGGAAGACagagatatatttttttttttttggtaataacCTGTAAATCTTTTTATTACCACCAACCATCAACAAAATTCCTAGAATAAGAGCAAATCCTAACTACTTTACCATGAAGGTTGTCAAGACACCATGTCTCTGTCACTACTAATTACATAGAGTCTCTAAATATCCTATACATTTCCTTGCCTGCTTTGTATCTATGAACATTTCTATTCTTCCTCGCACTATAAGCTGTATTTGTTGCATTATTGTGCTCGTATTCACAGTAATTCCTTTGAATATCTTCCAATTCCTAGCTTGCCAAATGAAATATATTCTTGCACCATGGGCAGCAGCTATAACTTCCTTTTTCATTCTGCACCAACGTTTTTTGTGTATAAATTGCAGCATCATATTAGCCTCTACGCGCGTACCGCACCCACCACCGCTCAACGCCTCGCCAAATTGTCTTAGACCATGCGCA
This portion of the Lycium ferocissimum isolate CSIRO_LF1 chromosome 1, AGI_CSIRO_Lferr_CH_V1, whole genome shotgun sequence genome encodes:
- the LOC132066016 gene encoding putative F-box/LRR-repeat protein 21 codes for the protein MAHCVIVLRSVISSFKLFFARSRKLKSLNIAYCNDMVPEALIEVVQKLPLLEELSLTNTKLTTDGIEALGRFCPRLKLFELNSSHYQRQHMDFDDSNERDIINNSNALAIAKNFPALHHL
- the LOC132066021 gene encoding uncharacterized protein LOC132066021 yields the protein MAEIYEVSFYGDEIEVTVTKDSTVVNDWILQTVQTHRRRLHKLLIGLDIEWLPCFKPEENHPVALLQLCVGRRCLLFQLLHKDAVPGFLLDLNRLAFSVYGEEVYRKMGLKRMAKEVLGKVMEKPLNVTLSKWDAEELCYEQVEYGAIDAFVSFEIAKNLFNLVWEREKESRRVVKREYLNCHYQPMLRVQDTQGMFRRLALF